Within Sardina pilchardus chromosome 21, fSarPil1.1, whole genome shotgun sequence, the genomic segment TCCTAAGCTCCTAAGTTCCTAGGTGTCCACCTGCGAGGTGGTCTCCCCACAGCAGTAACATATTCAGCAGTCGGAAATGTACGAAAACAGTTTCCATGTCGCTAACCTACATGTATCTGGCGAGCCCTGTCGCGTCGTTAGCTCTCTTACATTACCTGCAGAGGGTGTCTGCAAAGACAGCACAGTGATACACTTTATCAACTGTGTTTTCACCGTGAGCTTAGTAGTAATACGCTAGTAACTAGTATCTAAACCTTTCTTACAGAGCATGTTTGCGATTGTCAGTAATGAGGCTGTTTGGCTAACAGGAGAACATCTCCGCAAGTAACGTTAAGCCACAGGCTAAAGCGAGTGAGTAACACAGCAACTTTTATTCAAATGCTTTGTGATATGCTGATTACTTTGGCTCCGAACAGACGGATCAAAACGTTTGCATTATATACTGTGTTCGCCACTGACAAGACAGGGAGTTGTCAACTCCAAACTCCAATCGTCCCGCTGCATTCAGCTATCACTTCCGCACAAGACAGTTTCCCCGGTGGCTAGCGAGAGCTCTCATACCCCTCCCTAACTAGCTCGCGAGCCACTGCTTCTTCAATCCGATTACAGATTACCAAACACTTCTAACAAGAATGAATTAAAGCGTCAGTGCTTACCTTTGGTATTCCGTATACAGTATAACAATAGCAAGAGTTTGATCAAAACCATATCGACTAAATTCATTGTCCGCACAACATTGACACACCGCGAACGGTTTATTGTTTCGTTTTCTCCCTCTTAAAGGCGCCGTCGCCTGCCCTGCGCTGCGCTCGTACAGCTGCTGCTAGGCGGCCTCTCGCTGCCTGTCGCTAACGGCCTGACGTCATGCGCAGGCAGAGTACGGGACCCTCCTCctttcacaaagaaataaaagaaaaggggaaaaaaatgaaataaaatgaatatCAAATAAATATCATGCAGCTCTGtctgtgaaaaataatagagagagatagcaaaAGTCCGGTTACTAAGATAAATGTTGTCAGTGGTTCATTACCATAAatgaaagtagcctaggcctacattaggAGATGTTCGTGATGGAGAAGTGTAAAGTTTGCCTACAGTTTACTGCTAATCATTATGTAGTTAACTGTCTTGAGTAGCTTACACATTAAAGTTGGAAAAATatggacacactcactcattagTAGAAAGTTGTTTGTGAACATACTGTTTCTTGTGTAGCGCTCGCCCTCATGTGGTCAATAGTGGTACTGCCATCTCTTTACTATTTTTGCAATATCATGATTCATTACAGATCATACTGTAATAACGTGCTGATAAATGTAACTTCATAAAAATAACAATGCTTACAGAACATATTATATtgattattttcattattttattcaTATGATTTGGTGTGGCCTTGACTGTTTTCTTCCTATTGTAAGGCATGATTTTcatcacagtagcctactacaaaATGTTCATCAAGAGAAGATTAATAATTGTGCTCAAAAAGGCCATGAAAATGGGGATCCTGGAGGTGATTGACAGTTCTACCAACTCAGGATCATATCCCACAGTGGTCAATGTGGCTGTAGTATTGGAAGAGGAAGTTGTCATGGACAATCTGAGAGACTATGCTTTGTGCTCTAATATGgagtacagacacacatttgaGGCTGTCCAGAAGCTTATCTTAAAGCCCAACTTTCAATTTGAAGACCCCTGTGGTTGGATGTATAGACACATGGTGTAGGAACTCCATTTCGTTGAAGAAATTAATCTTAAATGTACAtttaaaaagtttttgaaaGAAATTGTGATTAAAATTACTTCCGCGTCTCAAAACCGGCCTGATCGAACGTGACGCGGGGACAGGTGAATGTTATCTCTTTGTTATGGAATCTGATAGAGAAGAGCAGGTTACGGTCGACTCTTACGACGGGCCATTGGCCTATAATTATGAGACGAGAGAGGGGTCAGGTAGAGATTAGGGGAAGGGTGAATGGCCAGAGGAGGGAGATATAGCCTAGTTGTAGTGTGAGGATAATCGGTGGAGAATTGGGCAAGTGTCTTGGTGAGTGACCACGGGTTAACGGCGGCTAACGTAACGTTGTCttgtttaggctactgtacgGTTACGGCTATGTTAGCGGACGCTTAGTCTAAAGGGGGCTGCATTCATCACATTgcaatgtttttaataaatcaTATCTAGCAAATTCACTGTCGACTTTGTGTTTCAAGCATCCATGTAGATTGTCACCATCTGAGCCGCATGTGTAATAATATGTTTATCCCAGATTTTAAATGCTTATAGCTACTGTGATGGTCGGCTAGTCTGGGGATAGGGATATCTCGAAATGTTGTTGAAATTGCAATCTGATTTTTTAATCAGTCGCTGCTTTCAGACCTGCTAGGCTGCTCCTTAGTAGGCTATTTCCGACGaacattatgttattgttgtggttattttattgttatttagcagacgcctagGCTTTGTCCAAAGTTCGTTTACAAAGCACCTAACTTGCGAACAGGCTCTCTGCTGTTGACCTAGCCTAGTTTTGCCGTAATGTGGCcgctatgtgaatgcaatccAAGAAAAAATCTCCAGTGCATGTTTATCTAAGATTTAGGAAATTAGTAGTCTACATGTCATTTCTTACAAGGCCTTACAACAGTTATTAGAGCTACAATGAGGAAAGGAGAGTGAGTTTATCTTAGCACATTTTGTTTAACAGTTGCTTGTGTGGTAGATGTGTCTATGCCATCagcagtggagagtgtgtgctgtAGAGAGGTCGACGCCTATTGGTCCCTTGTCCAAAACCTTGGAAAAAATAATTTCTAATTTAAATAGCCAGCTATTTTACACAAAAACAGTAAATCCTGTAAAGCAGGTTTTCAAACTCTGAGGTTTCCAGAGGTTGTTGTGTAGTACAGTAGAATATCAGCCAACAGGACATGCAATATTTACCATCAAAATTGTTTACTTTGAAAACATGGCATAATCAAAATTAAGTAATGTCCCCATCTCCATCACAGTTTCGATTCACAGCTTACAGGCAGGTTGTCCGCTGGGCGTATGGAATTCTAGGCAGGGACATCAGGAAAGCCATACCTTCATGTGTTGTTGCAGCTATAAGGAGGCAGTTTGCAGAAGAAGTACAAGCGTATAAAGGTTTCCGATGGCCCCGTTTGGAAGATGATTAATAAATTCATAGCAAACCAAACTGTTGGTAAAACTGATCTTTTATTGCATGTTCGTTGCAAATCGTGAGTGTCGTGCGAGATGGAGGCTGACTGCCTCATCCTTGGCAACCTTCTGAAGGGAAGTGGTGAGGGGGGGCGGGGCAGCAGAAGACAAGACAGCACTTCTTTCTTGCAGGGCCTGTGGTGATCTAGAGTATTCCTCTACTAAGGCCACCATAAGATTGGCTGCGTATCCTTGAGGAAAGACATGTTAAGAACACATTTAGTAAAATGGTTGACACATAAAAAGATacattcaaataaaatatattgATAAACTAAGTGAAACTACTAACCGTACAATGATTTCTCTTTGATTGGGCGGACTACCAAGCCACCTTTCCTAAACCGCGGGTAGCGAACGGCGTAGCGTGCCTCATCCTCACTGGTTCGAGCTACATCTCTGTTTCCGTTACAATTAAAATGTAGGGCTGCCAAGAGAAGTCTGTAGGAGacaagtaaaaagaacattaggTCTCCAAAGATAACCCAATGCAGTCTAATGCAACAGAAATACAACACATGAGATTAATGTTTACagttcattacattacattacattactttttatccaaagcgacttaccacatggtaaaaacatgtaaagcttttaagagcaattctaacaacaatttcaagaaccacaacaagtgcatcaatgagtgtgtaGTAAGTGAATCGTgcaaatgagtgcaattgtccgttCAAATGGGTCTAAGACAATGACTCAACTTTGCAATTATTTTGCGCACAATATGAAATGCTGTTAGTGTTGCACATGCACAAAAGTACAAAAGCATAGCAATATCTTGAAATTAAACAATGTCACAGTTTTATTACTATCGATACTTTTAAGTGAGAACACTACCTGCTGTACATCCCAAGAAAAGAGAATCCCGTGTGTTTGGGAGCGAAGTGTAGAATGAGGGAATGGTAGGCCTCTAGGGAGAATGTCTGGTGCTGAGGGGATAACTGTCTTACATCTTTCACCAGTGCTTTCCTGGCAGCTACACTCTCCAGTTTAATGGCTGCTGGTGATCCTGCATGAAACATATTCTGTCATATAGTCTGCCGCATCTCATAACACAAGTAATTATTAGTACACATGGGGTTATGTATTGATAAAACCAAACTAAACATTCTTTAAcaagcattttaaaaagttTCGCCTCTTAACATTTTTACATGGGCTACTATGTTATACCTGGTTCCAGCCACGCCTTGTCTCTCGCCTCTCCTTCCAACGGTGGATGTGCGCAACTGGGGAATTCAGGAGTGCTGTGTtgatgtatatactgtatatggttgaTCATGCTCTGCCATTTCGCCTGCATCTCATCTGGATCTCCTGTAGGGGTGGAAGCTGCGGTCCAGTATAGATGGTTTATAACAGCTGGCCTCCATAGCTTCAGATCTTCACAGTCCCTCTCAGCATCCAGTGCTTTCTGTATGCCTGTTCAAGTGCAGACAAACAGAGCAGAACAAACATATTATTAGTAAAGTTAAAAACACATGCACTATGTAATGCAACCAGTACAAACTATATTTTCTAATATGATAAAGTTCATAATTTGCAATGTTTGCCTGAAAAGTGTAAATCACAAAAATAGTAACTAGAATCATGTCATCCTTATTTTGTGATTGTATGGCATGTATGGTGAATGCTAGATATAAGATAATTACCCAATGAACGATGTAAACATCTTATGTTGCACTGTGATCCACGATTGACCACTACTGGCTCGGGGTCCATCGTAGAGatgtctccatctccatcatCTTCAGGCTCTGAAGTGGTAGTTGCACCCGCCCCATCTTTGCTAGCAGCACTCTCTACCAACATCTGAAAACAGACCAAAACCACAACATTCAAAGAAAACCAATGTGACTCCGATGTAACTTCTAGTTACTAAACTAATGTTGTAAAGTATTACTTGGATGCGTTATCAATACGATCTGCTTATTGACACAATATAAGTACGAGGCTCAGACGCAGCCTCCTTTGGATAAAATAACAGCTTCAAGAGTAAGCTGATGGGCTCTCGTGCCTTCATGGAGCTAACTTCACCAAGCCATCATCATTCCAGTAAACAAAAGTTAGGTCGAGACTACTCCACgtcgagagaaaaaaaacattgcaaaatGACAAGCAGGGCTACATTTCGATGTAGGCTACGATGTAAAAGCTCCCTTTCCATACTAACATGGCAGTTATGTTTGTAAGCTTTGATTTGTCACAGAAAACCAAGGCAACTTCGATGTAACTTCAAGAAAACTAATATTGTAAAGCATTACTTGGATACGGTATCAAATAAATCAGCTTATTAGCACAATAAAATAAGTGTCAGGACAGGAGGCTGTGCAGCCTTGATAACACAAGTTGACGGTAGCTTGGCAGGCTCTTGGGCTTCAACTTCAAGGCTATCATTATTCCAGTCATCAAAAATAATGCCATGACTAATCTATTATAAcgtcgagagagagaaaaaaacatttgcaaaaTGACATACAGGGCTCCATGAAACAATCTGTATAAGGTATTATAACACTTACTGTGCAAATCTCCCGTTTTCGGCGTGCAGATTCTCTGCTagtgctaacgttaacgttaacgttagcactAGACTCCACTCCCGCCAGACCTTGATGGTGGATTCGCATGTAGAGATGGTACAGCTCCATTTGCCAGCCTAACCCACTCTCTTCGTCGAAATCCCAGGCGAAATTCCGTAAGATCTCCTTAGTTGTAGCTGTCCAGTGTGAAGTGTTATTCACACACCACCGTGTGTATCGTCACCGAGGAAGCAGCGAAATTGCGGAAATCTTTGTGTTTCTTGTTTGGAAATCGGTGGACCCGATGGCCAGACAAGTTGGAGTTGTTGCATCCATAACAAACACAAGAATTCACCATTGTGACAACTCAAACCTACtcaactataacgataacgacaagCTGTCTTTTCTCTTACCACTGCTCCACTACATAAACCCACAATGAGAGAAGGCAATGGCAGCGCGCCTACCTGCCCTTGCGTCATAAGCGCGTTCTCAAGGAAAGGGTCAGTTTTTGGTAGCATAGTTGAGAATGGGTACACTTTCTTCTATATTTCTGCCCGTTGGTGTTGTAAAACGTATATATGCCTATGTACGATTTTTTTAATTGACATCATCATACAGGATTCGGTGTAAATTAAGTTAAACAATCACCTTGAAAGTTGGCCTTTAAACCTGGGAAGAGTGCACAGAAAGGATGcagttattacctccgccaaggaggttatgctttcatcggggtttgtttgttcgtttgtctgtttgttagcaagataacgcAAAAAGTTATAGATGAATCTCGCTGAAATTtccaggaaaggtctgaaatgactcaaggaagaaacgataCATTTTGGTAGACCGTATCACCATCTTgatccaggaggcagttatgtttttGCCTGGCGggtggaggtctgtgctctcggagtgtttttctAGTTACAGGTGTAATGGTCATTACATGTTAATTGTCAGTAATTGAGGTATTTTGAGGTATCAATTTTGTGTTGATTTTGTAAAGCAGATATGCCATGCTTTTTTGAACTCTCAGATCTTGTTTCTGGTCAAATACATGTGTAATATTGCACTTTAGCCTAACAGGTGAGTTCATATTAATTTAAATCAATAAATGATGTACTTTACATAGTGTGTCATTTATTTGAAATAATGTAATAGGGCCTATAGACTTTTTGGACAACATGAATGAAAAATCACATTTTTAGACCAACATAAAATGTTTAGAATTAATACaacattttattacagtgcatgaaaatgcactgtactgttcttcctagtcttcttcaacttcttattattacagtgcatgaaaatgcactgtactgttcttcctagtcttcaacttcttcttattattacagtgcatgaaaatgcactgtactgttcttcctattcttcttattacagtgcatgaaaatgcactgtactgttcttcctattcttcttattattattattacagtgcatgaaaatgcactgtactgttcttcctaggcttcaacttcaacttcaactttttattattacagtgcatgaaaatgcactgtactgttcttcctattcttcttattattaaacttcttcttctaacgctcgcaattcagcttcaaccgtttaacgtagaaacttcattcaaactttgttgcgtaggtcttgcttatgccatatgtgctttgtatttttcaactttgtaacttttatactttttaaactataagttaaaaactattacaatttcccccatagacttaacattgctcattatgacatcacggcagcaattagaatcttaggccaggtggccggccacctgggcaccaactgtcagtttctctcagactttaagcatacaatctctctgaagactacacatatcctgttaaactgtttcctctgtccacaactgtttcaaaataaaagtcctcactgcaataatacactattaaatcatttaaccattgaaactactcaactattgaactgttcaaccattccaactgtcagttatcatccactatgcctccagtcaactaggGTGATATCAGCTAAATTGGGCCACTTTTTGGTAAATCGCTTGGGACAGTAATACAATGTTATCTATGCCTTTTCCAAGTGTTTTTATAATTTATAATGACTGTTTTTCATACTTTTGTGTTGAAAGTATGTAAAAATATATAAGTATTTAGGCCCTACAGTTCTTGAAACATCAGCTGTGCCAACTTTTTTCGCATGAGCAgtttcaggtaaaatgggccagcagcttcaggtaaaatgggccagtCTAATTTCAAAGGGAAATTATAAATAATTAtccattttaatttttaaaatacAATTGCTAATACAGCCACATAACATTTAGACTGCATTAAACAAACATATTCATATGTGGCATTAATAAAAACACATCGTGGGTGCAAACCCATGAGCACTTAAAAAAGTCAATTTTGGAACCTGACTGatgccagtggtgtgtgtgtgtgtgtgtgtgtgtgtgtgtgtgtgtgtgtgtgtgtgtgtgtgtgtgtgtgggtgtgtgtttagaacAAATGTGTAAATTACAAAAATTCACATTCAAAATTGATAATCGATATATTCAAAATACTAGGCTAATATTACTAACTAAtattactagtgtgtgtgtatgtgtgtgataaaaACATTTTTCCTTCTTGTTTGCCAtactggtggtggggggaggggggtcatggtaagtgtgtgtgtgtgtgtgtgtgtgtgtgtgtgtgtgtgtgtgtgtgtgtgtgtgtgtgtgtgagactgtgtgcgtgcacgtgtgtgtgtgtgtgtgtcagtcggtgtgtgggtgcatgtgtgggtgtgtgtgtgtacacacctacataggctacacacacacagagagagagatacaccgtgacacacactcacacacacacacacacacacacacacactcactcacacacatgtgtatctgGCCCATTAGAATGGGCCCATAGGATGGCCCATTTTAGCTGAAACCAtatggcccattttacctgaatgGGTTAAGGTAAATTGGGCCGCCAAGAAAAACATGATTTTTCCAAAAAATATGTTCATATACCAAGCTAACAACATTAAGTCTGATGGATGCCATCAAGACAGATATTTTGCATAGTTTTTTTATGGgcaagtttgttttttttatagatTTATCATCCTTATAATAGTTTAGTCAGATTCGCTATGCCAGGCTACTTACCACACAGTTTTCTGGTGCAGTCTTGATTAGCATTATTGCCCTgcccaccatagcaaccataaaCCAATCAAATCACCTGTTACTTGTCAAGCACAGTTATGACAACAGTTTAACATCCTTTGCAGTCATTGGCTCTAAATTCCAGAGGGGCTGGGACCCCCAAACCTTAAacggcccattttacctgatggcccattttacctgatatcaccctacatgaaacctccatgtacctagcaaccaacatagcaaccattaaaattaagtgtttatgaccgtttccatagcaaccaacatgattatactgcagtaacttcttgtttcctgatagtggccaccatggataccctagcaacaaatgtttcaaaataaaagtcctcactagcaagttagctagttagcatggttagcatagttagcattgttagcatttttaacataactgcaaaaaatcatcaactaagttagctaatcaacgtggttagcatggttagcaaatttagcattgttaacatagttagcatttttaacattactgttagaaatcatcggttaagttagctaatcaacctggttagcattgttagtaaagtaagcattgctagcataattagttatttttagcgtaactgttagaaatcatcagctaagttagctaatcaacattttaacatgaatagaaatcattagttaagttagaactggaatgtttcatctttaaactgtctaccttcacactatcaactctctgtaaactatgcaaccaccatgtttaccctagctacaccttagtaaccatatctacattatctacctatttttgcattttcatgcactggtaattccttggaattgcatttctagttcttcttctaacgcacgcaattcagcttgaaccgtttaacgtagaaacttcattcaaactgtgttacgtaggtcttacttacgcgatgtgtgctttctatttttcaactttgtaacatttatactttttaaactattagttaaaaactatcaccattttccccatagacttaacattgctcattatgacatcacggcagcaattagaatgttaccccagctggtcagccacctgggcaccaactgtcagtttctctcaggctcctctctgaagactacatattctgttcccctgtatcctctgcgcacaacagtatcaaaataagtcctcctaattccatccaactttatatccattcatcttcttcaaaccattcactcatccacccattctaaacagtctgcctatcaacaacatcaattagacgctctacattgaacttttaaacaatctactctgtctcaggctggctctcttaagactagccagttaaattgattacacctgtatctgtatccactactctcagtagagagctgtgtctctccattctacaagaatataaggcacattccatctaacattctatccattcatcttcttcagaccattcactcatccacccattaaactgtctatcaacatctattaaacaatctgtctatcaacatccattaaactctctgtctatcaacattaattagactatctacattcaacttttaaattatttactctgtctcaggctttaagagtagcctactctggctctcttaagactagccagttaaattgattacacctgtgtcaattactctcagagagctgtatcagtgtctctcttaacaagaatataaggcacattccatccaaccttctatccattcatcttcttcagaccattcactcatccacccattaaactgtcaatcaatatctattaaacaatctgcctatcaacatccattaaacattctgtctatcaacattaattagactatctacatacaacttttaaagtatttactgtgggtccctctcaagcagcgtttatatgtcctccctcgctcctcgatcctcaatgatctacataaagaaagatagaagaagggctagactatcccattgttgccgctccatcattctttatgtagatcagtgaggagcgagagaggacgcgtaaacgctatgagaggcaccttctgtctcaggctttaagcatacaatctcattaagactacagatcctgtttcactacttcctctgtccacaactgtttcaaaataaaggtcctcactgcaataatacactattaaatcatttaaccattgaaactactcaactattgaactgttcaaccattccaactgtcagttatcatccactatgcctccagtcaactacatgaaacctccatgtacctagcaaccaacatagcaaccattaaaatgaagtgtttatgactgtttccatagcaaccaacataattttactgcagtaacttcttgtttcctgatagtggccaccatggataccctagcaacaaatgtttcaaaataaaagtcctcactagcaagttagctagttagcatggttacgaagttagcatttttagcataactgcaaaaaatcatcaactaagttagctaatcaacctggttagcattgttagcaaatttagcattgttagcatagttagcatttttagcattactgctagaaatcatcggttaagttagctaatcaacctggttagcattataagtaaagttagcattgctaacataattagcatttttagcgtaactgctagaaatcattagctaagttagctaatcaacattttaacatgaatagaaatcattagttaagttagaactggaatgtttaatctttaaactgtctaccttcacactatcaactctctgtaaactatgcaaccaccatgtttaccctagctacaccttagtaaccatatctac encodes:
- the LOC134068988 gene encoding uncharacterized protein LOC134068988 isoform X2; this encodes MELYHLYMRIHHQGLAGVESSANVNVNVSTSRESARRKREICTMLVESAASKDGAGATTTSEPEDDGDGDISTMDPEPVVVNRGSQCNIRCLHRSLGIQKALDAERDCEDLKLWRPAVINHLYWTAASTPTGDPDEMQAKWQSMINHIQYIHQHSTPEFPSCAHPPLEGEARDKAWLEPDFSWQPYILIVTETEM
- the LOC134068988 gene encoding uncharacterized protein LOC134068988 isoform X1, which encodes MELYHLYMRIHHQGLAGVESSANVNVNVSTSRESARRKREICTMLVESAASKDGAGATTTSEPEDDGDGDISTMDPEPVVVNRGSQCNIRCLHRSLGIQKALDAERDCEDLKLWRPAVINHLYWTAASTPTGDPDEMQAKWQSMINHIQYIHQHSTPEFPSCAHPPLEGEARDKAWLEPGSPAAIKLESVAARKALVKDTSLGSPTF